From Lonchura striata isolate bLonStr1 chromosome 3, bLonStr1.mat, whole genome shotgun sequence, one genomic window encodes:
- the CCDC88A gene encoding girdin isoform X11, with translation MENEIFTPILEQFMSSPLVTWVKTFGPLAGGNGTNLEEYVALVDGVYLNEVMLQINPKSANQRINKKVNNDASLRIQNLSILVKQIKTYYQETLQQLIMMSLPNVLIIGKNPFSEPGTEEVKKLLLLLLGCAVQCQKKEEFIEIIQSLDFDTRAAVAAHIQEVTHNQENVFDLQWMDVIVLTQEYVEPLLKNMALHLKRLIDERDEHSETIIELSEERDCLRFLPHASAAQSPCGSPGMKRTESRQHLSVELADAKAKIRRLRQELEEKTEQLLDCKQELEQMEAELKRLQQENMNLLSDARSARVYRDELDALREKAIRVDKLESEVSRYKERLHDIEFYKARVEELKEDNQVLLETKTMLEDQLEGTRARSDKLHELEKENLQLKAKLHDMEMERDMDRKKIEELMEENMTLEMAQKQSMDESLHLGWELEQINRTTELSEVPQKSLGHEVNELTSSRLLKLEMENQSLLKTVEELQSAVGSVEGSSSRILKMEKENQRLSKKLEELENEISQEKQSLQNSQNQSKDLMKEKAQLEKTLEALRENSERQIKLLEQENEHLNQTVASLRQRSEISAEARMKEIEKENKILHESIKETSSKLNKIEFEKKQVRKELEHYKEKGERAEELENELHHTEKENELLQKKITNLKITCEKIEALEQENSDLETENRKLKKTLDSLKNLTFQLESLEKENSQLDEENLELRRTIESLKCTSIKVAQLQLENKELESEKEQLKKSLELMKASFKKTERLEVSYQGLDTENQRLQKALENSNKKIQQLESELQDLETENQTLQKNLEELKISSKRLEQLEKENKLLEQETSQLEKDKKQLEKENKRLRQQAEIKDSTLEENNVKISNLERENKSLFKEIVVYKESCLRVKELEKENKELVKRATIDKKTLVTLREDLVNEKLKTQQMNNDLEKLAHELEKIGLNKERLLHDEQSSDDSRYKLLESKLESTLKKSLEIKEEKIAALEARLEESTNLNQQLRQELKTVKKNYEALKQRQEEERMVQNSPPRSGEGNQSVNKWEKENQETTRELLKVKDRLIEVERNNATLQAEKQALKTQLKQLETQNNNLQAQILALQRQTVSLQEQNTTLQTQNAKLQVENSTLNSQSTSLMNQNAQLLIQQSSLENENEAVLKEREDLKGLYEALLKDHERLELLHERQAAEYESLIAKHGSLKSAHKNLEVEHKDLEDRYNQLLKQKVQLEELEEVLKTEQDKMLQQSEKHETVAAEYKKLRDENERLTHTYNQLLRENEVLQTDHKNLKTLLNSSKLEQTRLEAEFSKLKEQYQQLDITSTKLNNQCELLSQLKGNLEEENRHLLDQIQTLMLQNRTLLEQNMESKDLFHVEQRQYIDKLNELRRQKEKLEEKIMDQYKFYEPSPPRRRGNWITLKMRKLIKSKKDGNRERLKSATLTPTRSESSEGFLQLPHQDSQDSSSVGSNSLEDGQTLGTKKSNMGALKRLPFLRNRPKEKDKMKAFYRRSMSMNDLVQSMVLAGGQWTGSSEHLEGPDDISTGKRRKELGSMAFSTTAINFATVNSSTGFRSKQLLNNKDTTSFEDVSPQGISDDSSTGSRVHGVQDFICADALAPPVRGIPALCRVPCQICCK, from the exons AGCCAGGTACTGAAGAAGTAAAAAAGCTCCTCCTGCTTTTGCTTGGTTGTGCAGTTCAG TGtcagaaaaaagaagaatttattGAAATAATCCAAAGTCTGGATTTTGATACCAGAGCAGCTGTTGCAGCCCATATTCAGGAg GTAACTCATAATCAGGAAAATGTGTTTGACCTGCAGTGGATGGATGTCATTGTGCTGACACAAGAATATGTTGAGCCTCTCCTGAAAAATATGGCATTGCATTTAAAAAGACTTATAGATGAAAGAGATGAGCACTCAGAG ACCATCATCGAGCTGTCGGAGGAGCGGGACTGTCTCCGTTTCCTGCCGCACGCCTCGGCCGCGCAGTCCCCGTGCGGCTCTCCTGGCATGAAGCGCACCGAGAGCCGGCAGCACCTGAGTGTGGAGCTTGCCGACGCCAAGGCCAAGATCAGGaggctgaggcaggagct TGAGGAAAAGACTGAGCAGCTGCTTGACTGTAAGCAAGAACTAGAACAGATGGAAGCTGAACTGAAGAGACTTCAGCAAGAG AACATGAACCTGCTGTCGGATGCCCGCTCTGCCAGGGTGTACCGGGACGAGCTGGACGCGCTGCGGGAGAAGGCGATCCGCGTGGACAAGCTGGAGAGCGAAGTCAGCCGCTACAAAGAGAGGCTCCATGACATTGAGTTCTACAAAGCCAGGGTGGAG GAGTTAAAGGAAGACAATCAAGTGTTGCTAGAAACCAAGACAATGTTGGAAGATCAATTAGAGGGGACCCGAGCGCGTTCAGATAAACTGCATGAGttagaaaaagagaatttaCAACTAAAAGCTAAATTGCATGATATGGAGATG gaGCGTGATATGGACAGAAAGAAGATTGAGGAGCTCATGGAGGAAAATATGACCCTAGAAATGGCTCAGAAACAAAGTATGGATGAGTCTTTGCATCttggctgggagctggagcagataAACAGGACTACTGAACTTTCTGAAG tgccacagaaaTCACTGGGCCATGAGGTGAATGAGCTGACATCTAGCAGGTTACTGAAGCTGGAAATGGAAAACCAAAGTTTACTGAAGACAGTGGAAGAGCTGCAGAGTGCAGTGGGCTCTGTGGAAGGCAGCAGTTCAAGGattctgaaaatggaaaaagaaaaccaaagacTTAGCAAGAAG CTTGAAGAACTGGAGAATGAAATTAGCCAAGAGAAACAAAGTCTTCAGAACAGTCAAAATCAGAGTAAAGATttgatgaaagaaaaagcacagcTTGAAAAGACACTTGAAGCACTTCGCGAGAACTCTGAGCGACAA ATTAAACTCTTagaacaagaaaatgagcactTGAATCAAACTGTGGCTTCTCTAAGGCAGCGCTCAGAAATCAGTGCTGAGGCGAGAATGAAAGAAattgagaaggaaaataaaatcctccATGAGTCTATCAAAGAGACCAGCAGTAAGTTAAATAAGattgaatttgaaaaaaaacaagtcAGGAAAGAACTGGAACACTACAAAGAGAAAGGGGAGCGGGCAGAAGAATTAGAGAACGAACTGCATCATACGGAGAAGGAAAATGAGTTATTACAGAAGAAAATCACCAACCTAAAAATCACTTGTGAGAAGATCGAGGCCTTAGAACAAGAGAACTCTGACCTGGAGACGGAGaacagaaagctgaaaaaaaccttGGATAGCCTGAAAAACCTCACTTTTCAATTAGAGTCGTTAGAAAAAGAGAATTCCCAGCTCGATGAAGAAAATTTAGAGTTACGGAGGACAATTGAATCCTTGAAGTGTACAAGCATTAAAGTGGCACAGTTACAGTTAGAAAATAAGGAGCTGGAGAGTGAAAAGGAGCAGCTCAAAAAAAGCCTTGAACTGATGAAAGCCTCTTTTAAGAAGACTGAACGCTTGGAAGTGAGTTACCAAGGCCTGGACACGGAAAACCAAAGGCTACAGAAAGCCCTGGAAAACAGCAATAAGAAGATTCAGCAATTAGAGAGCGAATTACAAGATTTAGAGACTGAAAATCAGACCCTGCAAAAGAATTTGGAAGAGTTAAAAATCTCTAGTAAACGCCTGGAGCAGTTGGAAAAGGAGAATAAGTTGTTAGAACAAGAGACCTCTCAACTGGAAAAGGATaagaaacagctggaaaaggaaaataaaaggcttCGACAACAAGCAGAAATTAAAGATAGTACcttagaagaaaataatgtcAAAATCAGTAAtctggaaagggaaaataaatctctttttaaagaaatagttGTATACAAAGAGTCGTGTCTGCGCGTGAAAGaactggaaaaggaaaacaaggaacTGGTGAAAAGAGCTACCATTGATAAGAAAACCCTGGTCACTTTGAGAGAG GACTTGGTGAATGAGAAATTGAAGACTCAACAGATGAACAATGATCTAGAAAAACTGGCCCATGAGCTTGAGAAAATTGGCTTGAACAAGGAGCGTCTCCTGCATGATGAGCAGAGCAGTGATGACAG TAGGTACAAGCTTTTGGAGTCCAAATTAGAATCCACACTCAAGAAGTCTCtggaaataaaagaagaaaaaattgctGCTTTGGAGGCTCGTTTGGAAGAATCAACAAATCTAAACCAGCAGCTACGTCAGGAACTGAAAACG GTGAAGAAGAACTATGAAGCTCTCAAGCAAAGACAAGAAGAGGAAAGAATGGTTCAGAATTCTCCTCCAAGAAGTGGAGAAGGAAATCAGTCTGTCAATAAgtgggagaaagaaaatcagGAGACTACTAGAGAATTACTGAAAGTTAAAGATAGATTAATCGAGGTGGAGAGGAAT AATGCAACGCTGCAGGCGGAGAAGCAGGCGCTGAAAACGCAGCTCAAGCAGCTCGAGACACAGAACAACAACCTGCAGGCCcagatcctggccctgcagagacAGACTGTGTCCCTGCAAGAGCAAAACACTACTCTGCAAACTCAGAATGCCAAACTGCAG GTTGAGAATTCCACGCTGAACTCGCAGAGCACGTCCCTGATGAACCAGAACGCGCAGCTGCTGATCCAGCAGTCATCCCTGGAGAACGAGAACGAGGCCGTGCTGAAAGAGCGCGAGGACCTGAAGGGGCTCTACGAGGCCCTGCTCAAGGACCACGAgcgcctggagctgctgcacgAGCGCCAGGCCGCCGAGTACGAGTCCCTCATTGCCAAGCACGGCAGCCTCAAGTCTGCTCACAAGAACCTGGAGGTGGAGCACAAGGACTTGGAGGATAG GTACAATCAGTTGCTGAAACAGAAAGTGCAGCTGGAAGAACTGGAGGAGGTTCTCAAAACAGAGCAGGACAAAATGCTGCAGCAGAGTGAGAAGCATGAAACTGTGGCAGCAGAATATAAAAAACTTCGGGATGAAAATGAAAG GCTCACTCACACATACAATCAGCTCCTGAGGGAGAATGAAGTGCTACAAACTGACCACAAGAATCTGAAAACATTACTGAACAGTTCCAAACTGGAACAAACACGGTTGGAAGCTGAGTTTTCTAAACTCAAAGAACAGTACCAGCAACTGGATATTACATCAACAAAGCTAAATAATCAGTGTGAG CTGCTCAGCCAACTTAAAGGAAACCTGGAGGAGGAAAACAGACACCTGCTGGATCAAATCCAGACCTTAATGCTGCAGAACAGAACTTTACTGGAGCAGAATATGGAAAGCAAGGATCTCTTCCATGTAGAGCAAAGGCAGTACAT TGACAAACTAAATGAATTGAGGCGGCAGAAGGAGAAACTGGAGGAGAAGATAATGGATCAGTATAAGTTTTATGAGCCATCTCCACCAAGAAG AAGGGGCAACTGGATCACCCTGAAGATGAGGAAGCTGATCAAGTCCAAGAAGGACGGGAACCGCGAGCGCCTCAAGTCGGCAACGCTGACGCCCACACGCTCCGAGTCCAGCGAGGGattcctgcagctgccccaccaggacagccaggacagctcctCTGTAGGCTCCAACTCCCTGGAGGACGGGCAGACCCTGGGCACCAAAAAGAGTAATA TGGGTGCACTGAAAAGACTGCCCTTTTTGAGGAACAGACcgaaggaaaaagacaaaatgaagGCCTTCTACCGTCGCTCCATGT CCATGAATGACCTGGTGCAGTCCATGGTCCTGGCAGGAGGACAATGGACAGGTAGTTCTGAGCATCTGGAGGGTCCTGATGATATATCCACGGGTAAAAGGAGGAAGGAATTGGGATCTATGGCCTTCTCTACTACAGCTATCAACTTTGCCACTGTCAACTCTTCCACAGGCTTCAGATCCAAGCAGTTGCTAAATAATAAAG ATACCACATCCTTTGAAGATGTAAGTCCACAAGGTATTAGTGATGATTCTAGTACAGGATCAAGAGTTCATG GAGTACAGGACTTTATCTGTGCAGATGCTCTTGCTCCTCCTGTCCGT